TGCGGTAAGGCATACCGATATATTTTTTTCATTGGACAGCAACATTTTCACCCCTTCTAGGATCAGCTGTTCATCATCAATCAGTGCTAGTTTGATTTGGGAACTCATGATATTTTGGAATTTTTATAATTAAACGACTTCCTTTATTCGAAAATGTTTTTTTCCATTTGTGTGTTGCGTTCATAGATTTGATACGGGATTCTATATTTTTGATTCCCATTCCTTTTTTTACTTCTTCATATTCAAAGCCTTGTCCGTTATCCGAAATTACCACTGCCATATTTTCAGGATAATCTTTAATATAAATCCAGAGATCTGTAGCATCAGAATGCTTGATCACATTGGTAGTAAACTCCTGAATAATCCTGTACAGCTGTACTTCCACAAAAAGGTCTTTCTTTTCATAGCCCGGCATTACCTGCAAGGATATATTAATTTTATGGGAGAGGTTGGCTATTAATTCTTCAACGTATAGAACCAGTCCCACCGATTCCAGGTTTACAGGGTACAATGAATGAGAAATGCTTCTGGCGGCATCAATCAGGGAAGACATCTGACCGTAGATGTTTTTTTTAATCAGCTCATCTCCCTGCGTATCCAGATTATTCAGCCATAAAGAAAGAATATTAAGACGGTTTCCGATGTCGTCATGAATCATTACCGCAATTCTTTTCCTTTCTTCTTCCTGTGCTTTAATATTTTCCAGCACCAGTTTTTTCTGATGCAGTACTTCCGCCTCATGCTGTACATTTTTTTCCTTTATAATTCTGGTAATAAACGCCCGGTAGGCTAGCAGAATAAAGGATACTATAATTGCTATGGTAACAATTATAAGGATCAGCAAATTGATATTTAAAGTTACTTCTTTAATCTGACAAAAGTATATAAAAATGAACAGTACAAAATACTCGAAAGAATATTATTGGCACTGAGAATAGTATAATAATCGTTTTCCGACAGCTCTGCAATCTGGTGCTGAATAATAAATATAAATACCGAAACAGAATAGTAGAAAAAAATACTTGCATCTACCAAAAGAAAACGGTTCTGTGCAGAGGTATTCTTAATCTCACGAATGAGGGTAAATCCGGAAAGACAGATGATGATGATATTGGAAACTACTTTCGCAATATCTGCATTGGATGGGTAATCAAACCCATATTTTGCAACCATAAAACCTCCTGCCAGTATCCCTACAGTCCAGAGAACAACTTTTGGCCAGTCCAGTTTTCTGATGAATAAACCTGTGAGCAAAAAGAACTCTCCTGCAATGTACAAGGGATAGAGAAATGAAGTATCATTAAGTTTGAAGATATAGGGCAGAGCCAGATTCAGCAGTTCAATAAAAAAAAGAAAAGCAATACAATGAAAATATTGCTTTTCTTTTGAGTTTAATATGCGGTATTTTGCTGCTCCCAGCAGTATAACAGATAGAAGCAGTGCATAATTCAGGAATAAAATTGCCTTATAAAGTCCAGCCATTCCTCAGTTTATCTTTTTTAAAATTCACATCCTACGTCTACATCC
The nucleotide sequence above comes from Chryseobacterium sp. 7. Encoded proteins:
- a CDS encoding sensor histidine kinase, translated to MLILIIVTIAIIVSFILLAYRAFITRIIKEKNVQHEAEVLHQKKLVLENIKAQEEERKRIAVMIHDDIGNRLNILSLWLNNLDTQGDELIKKNIYGQMSSLIDAARSISHSLYPVNLESVGLVLYVEELIANLSHKINISLQVMPGYEKKDLFVEVQLYRIIQEFTTNVIKHSDATDLWIYIKDYPENMAVVISDNGQGFEYEEVKKGMGIKNIESRIKSMNATHKWKKTFSNKGSRLIIKIPKYHEFPNQTSTD